A window of the Paraburkholderia sp. ZP32-5 genome harbors these coding sequences:
- a CDS encoding UxaA family hydrolase yields MRAPTEIETTVAVSTEPVIRLHRDDDVVIARHQLVAGTRVSGDVTVRGLVPPGHKVAVRAIEAGAPVRRYGQIIGFATRAIAPGEHVHTHNVAIGTFERDYAFSSGVRPTVPAQPSAQFQGIVRGDGRVATRNYIGILTSVNCSATAARAIADYFRRDVNPQALADYPNVDGVVALTHGQGCAIDSHGEALDVLQRTLAGYARHPNFAAVLMVGLGCETNQIDGLIETQGLSGSATLKTMTIQSSGGTARTVAAGIEQIEAMLADANRVQRQAVDARHLVVGLQCGGSDGYSGISANPALGAAVDRLVAHGGTAILSETPEIYGAEHLLTRRAVSQAVGEKLVARIRWWEAYCERMNASLDNNPSAGNKAGGLTTILEKSLGAVAKGGTTNLVDVYRYAEPVNAHGLVFMDTPGYDPVSATGQVAGGANLICFTTGRGSAYGCAPSPSLKLGTNTALWQRQQEDIDLNCGTIIDGTQSIDELGEAIFQLMLATASGHKTKSELHGYGQNEFVPWQLGAIT; encoded by the coding sequence ATGCGCGCGCCCACCGAAATTGAAACCACCGTTGCGGTATCGACAGAGCCCGTGATCCGGCTGCATCGCGATGACGATGTCGTGATCGCGCGGCATCAGCTGGTTGCGGGCACACGCGTCAGCGGCGATGTCACGGTCCGGGGCCTCGTTCCGCCAGGGCACAAGGTCGCGGTGCGCGCCATCGAAGCCGGCGCGCCCGTGCGGCGCTATGGGCAGATCATCGGCTTCGCGACGCGGGCTATCGCGCCGGGCGAGCACGTGCACACGCACAACGTCGCGATCGGTACGTTCGAACGGGACTATGCGTTTAGCAGCGGCGTCCGGCCGACGGTGCCCGCGCAACCGTCCGCGCAGTTTCAGGGCATCGTGCGTGGCGATGGCCGCGTGGCGACGCGCAACTACATCGGCATACTCACCTCCGTGAATTGCTCGGCCACCGCTGCCCGCGCGATAGCCGACTACTTCCGCCGCGACGTCAACCCGCAAGCGTTGGCCGATTACCCGAACGTAGATGGCGTGGTCGCGCTCACGCATGGACAAGGCTGCGCGATCGACTCCCACGGCGAAGCGCTGGATGTACTGCAGCGCACGCTCGCCGGCTACGCGCGTCATCCGAACTTTGCCGCGGTGCTGATGGTGGGTCTGGGCTGCGAGACCAACCAGATCGACGGGTTGATCGAAACGCAAGGTCTGTCGGGAAGCGCCACGTTGAAGACGATGACGATCCAGAGTAGCGGCGGCACCGCGCGCACTGTAGCCGCCGGCATCGAACAGATCGAGGCGATGCTCGCCGACGCCAATCGCGTGCAACGCCAGGCCGTCGATGCCCGTCACCTGGTGGTGGGACTGCAATGCGGGGGCTCCGATGGCTACTCGGGCATCAGCGCGAATCCCGCGTTGGGCGCGGCGGTGGATCGGCTGGTCGCGCATGGCGGCACGGCGATTCTGTCGGAGACGCCGGAGATCTATGGCGCCGAACATCTGCTTACGCGTCGCGCGGTGTCACAAGCAGTGGGTGAAAAGCTGGTCGCGCGCATTCGCTGGTGGGAAGCCTATTGCGAGAGGATGAACGCAAGTCTCGACAACAACCCATCGGCGGGCAATAAGGCCGGCGGCCTCACGACGATCCTCGAAAAATCGCTCGGCGCGGTAGCCAAGGGCGGCACGACGAATCTGGTCGACGTGTATCGCTACGCCGAACCGGTCAACGCTCACGGCCTCGTGTTCATGGATACACCCGGCTACGATCCCGTCTCCGCGACCGGACAGGTTGCGGGCGGCGCGAACCTGATCTGCTTCACGACAGGACGCGGCTCGGCCTACGGCTGCGCGCCGTCGCCTTCACTGAAGCTCGGCACGAACACCGCGCTGTGGCAACGGCAGCAGGAAGATATCGATCTGAACTGCGGCACGATCATCGACGGCACGCAAAGCATCGACGAGTTGGGCGAAGCCATCTTTCAGCTGATGCTGGCGACTGCTTCCGGCCACAAAACGAAAAGCGAACTGCATGGCTATGGTCAGAACGAGTTCGTGCCGTGGCAGTTGGGGGCTATTACGTAA